Proteins from a single region of Bacteroidota bacterium:
- a CDS encoding response regulator transcription factor, with translation MDSKKPKILYVEDDVNLGFVTKDNLAKKGYDITLCEDGLTAAQTFQKQKFDLCILDVMLPKIDGFALAQKFRDKDKNVPILFLTAKAMLEDKLQGFKLGGDDYITKPFSIDELVLKIEVFLKRSKVFSESTAEEKNIYHIASYIFDFKELKLKNAANEYTLTIREAELLRMLSINRNQVVRRESILHQVWGEDNYYIGRSLDVFVSRLRKMFSDDSNVEIENVRGVGFKFIVKE, from the coding sequence ATGGATAGTAAAAAACCTAAAATACTCTACGTAGAAGACGACGTAAATCTCGGGTTCGTGACAAAGGATAATCTCGCTAAAAAAGGATATGATATTACTTTATGCGAAGATGGATTAACAGCGGCGCAAACATTTCAGAAACAAAAATTTGATTTATGTATTCTGGATGTGATGCTACCAAAAATTGATGGTTTTGCACTTGCTCAAAAATTCAGAGATAAAGATAAAAATGTACCTATTTTGTTTCTTACAGCCAAAGCAATGCTGGAAGATAAATTGCAGGGTTTTAAATTGGGTGGTGATGATTATATTACCAAACCATTCAGCATTGATGAACTTGTTTTAAAAATAGAAGTGTTTTTAAAACGCAGTAAGGTGTTTTCAGAAAGTACAGCAGAAGAAAAAAATATTTATCATATTGCCAGTTATATTTTTGATTTCAAAGAGTTGAAATTAAAAAATGCAGCAAACGAATATACGTTAACCATTCGTGAAGCAGAATTACTACGCATGTTATCTATTAACCGAAATCAGGTAGTGCGCAGAGAATCTATTTTGCACCAGGTTTGGGGTGAAGATAATTATTACATCGGCCGCAGTCTCGACGTTTTTGTGTCGCGTTTACGCAAAATGTTTTCTGACGACAGCAATGTTGAAATTGAAAATGTGCGCGGTGTTGGATTTAAGTTTATTGTGAAGGAGTAA
- a CDS encoding HAMP domain-containing histidine kinase codes for MNVKTIRWVIALGIIAIVTIILSQVFWIRKGLLINQSNFENAVTVTLEQIAAKIETSNHGQKLTNHPVVRISPHAYLVDIEEKIDLNQLDYYIKSEFSNPFHKVDFIYQVYESTRDDMVFEERVSSNVDNTTIVYPTTLPKLTESTYYFKINFPQRPIVNSVMIFVWATSIIALTIVLVFFGYSLDVIIRQKRLSEFQKNFINNLAHEFKTPISTIGIAADVLIEPEIVNEPDRLKSYAGIIKNENTRLTGQVSKILELAKLENDDLVLNKEKFHLNELMQEIVTSFGVRMEDAGGLLVLDGAIENDLIDADKVHLQNVLNTLLDNALKYNDKIPEITITTGRDHIGLFISIADNGIGIPKEFHRKIFEKFFRVPTGNIHNVKGYGLGLNYVKMIAKAHHWRLRLDSQLNKGSIFTIIIPQ; via the coding sequence ATGAATGTAAAAACAATCAGGTGGGTTATTGCATTGGGCATAATTGCGATTGTTACCATCATTTTATCGCAGGTTTTCTGGATTCGAAAAGGGTTGTTAATTAACCAGTCTAATTTTGAAAATGCAGTTACCGTTACCCTCGAACAAATTGCTGCAAAAATTGAGACAAGTAATCACGGTCAGAAACTTACCAATCATCCTGTAGTGCGTATTTCTCCGCATGCTTATTTAGTGGATATTGAAGAAAAAATTGATTTAAATCAGCTCGATTATTATATTAAAAGTGAATTTTCAAATCCTTTTCACAAGGTCGATTTTATTTATCAGGTTTATGAATCGACACGTGATGATATGGTTTTTGAAGAACGTGTTTCGAGTAATGTAGATAATACAACAATTGTATATCCAACAACTTTACCAAAACTTACGGAGTCTACTTATTATTTTAAAATTAATTTCCCGCAGCGACCTATTGTAAATTCGGTGATGATATTTGTTTGGGCAACATCCATTATTGCACTGACGATTGTATTGGTGTTTTTTGGCTATTCGCTGGATGTAATTATTCGTCAGAAACGACTGAGTGAATTTCAGAAAAATTTTATTAATAATCTGGCACATGAATTTAAAACACCAATTTCAACAATCGGAATTGCAGCAGATGTATTAATTGAACCTGAAATAGTAAATGAGCCCGACCGGTTAAAAAGTTATGCCGGCATTATTAAAAATGAAAACACCCGACTTACCGGACAGGTGAGCAAAATATTAGAACTGGCCAAGTTGGAAAATGATGACCTGGTATTAAATAAAGAAAAGTTTCATTTAAATGAATTGATGCAGGAAATAGTTACCTCTTTTGGTGTAAGAATGGAAGATGCAGGTGGTTTGTTAGTATTAGATGGTGCAATTGAAAATGATTTAATTGATGCCGACAAAGTGCATCTGCAAAATGTATTAAATACCTTGCTCGATAATGCATTGAAATACAATGATAAAATTCCTGAAATTACCATTACCACCGGTCGCGACCATATTGGGTTATTTATAAGTATAGCCGATAACGGTATTGGTATTCCGAAGGAGTTCCATCGTAAAATTTTTGAAAAATTTTTCCGGGTGCCGACAGGCAATATACACAATGTAAAGGGCTACGGACTAGGGCTCAACTATGTTAAAATGATTGCAAAGGCACATCACTGGCGTTTGCGGTTAGACAGTCAACTCAATAAAGGCAGTATATTTACAATTATAATTCCACAATAA
- a CDS encoding response regulator transcription factor, with translation MQPIKIVIAETQYLIIEGLQSIIKRYNDLQIVGVMVNKEDLFSNLNLLNPDIVIIDPLNLEDFRVDDISTLETVCPGTRILIITDISNTDTVRKIVEIGAKAYLTKTCDQKEIIDAIHALMRGEKMYCHKVVNILLEGNMPESENCEPTVLSEREIEIIRLIANGYTTRQIADTLFRSFHTITTHRKNIMKKLNINSTSELLVYAMNTGLIQPCEQLASNR, from the coding sequence GTGCAGCCAATAAAGATTGTTATAGCCGAGACGCAATACCTTATAATAGAGGGGTTACAGTCTATTATTAAGCGCTACAACGACCTGCAGATTGTTGGGGTTATGGTGAATAAGGAGGACCTTTTCAGCAATCTGAACCTCCTGAATCCGGATATCGTTATTATCGACCCATTAAATCTCGAAGATTTCAGGGTTGATGATATCAGCACCCTTGAAACTGTTTGTCCGGGCACCCGAATTTTAATTATTACCGATATCAGTAATACCGATACCGTTCGCAAAATTGTGGAAATTGGTGCCAAAGCCTATTTGACCAAAACCTGCGACCAGAAAGAGATTATTGATGCCATTCACGCTCTGATGCGCGGCGAAAAAATGTATTGTCATAAGGTGGTGAACATCCTGCTGGAAGGTAATATGCCGGAATCGGAGAATTGTGAACCAACGGTTTTATCGGAGCGGGAAATTGAAATTATTCGCTTAATTGCTAACGGCTACACTACGCGACAGATAGCAGATACACTTTTCCGCAGCTTCCATACTATTACCACACATCGGAAAAACATCATGAAAAAGCTCAATATCAATTCTACATCGGAGTTGTTGGTGTATGCCATGAATACCGGATTAATCCAACCATGCGAGCAACTTGCATCCAATCGCTGA
- a CDS encoding carboxylesterase family protein yields MKKVSILLIAFTHLITLNAQYCIDGRFTQNDYFDESDIVTIVDKPYGFADNWYNDYPQPILNSFDISYPDMSVDPLEKRPVIVFAHGGGFWGGEKEAFAYHMLDLAKSGYVVVAMNYRKGWAGSPEDCAGDPASLAEAVYRAMQDVQACFRYLVVNAAEYGIDTSMIFAGGESAGVYAMMNGIFMSEDEWVADHPTHLDLFGTLNTSTNNYTTDFTVKGMISMWGGIYDTLYMGKDEIVPMITFYGVSDDVIPPTSGPIKFCEGYEMVYGAVAMQEKLNNEGICNVMHKNLFAGHEAYPAEYTSDNIACFLKSILCDQCNTYEVNDAIADCSAMTVTSVYDLNKGNISIYPNPASNAITMDLSAIGTNNLVITFYDVTGKIINVPTTLTGNQLNADISKLPIGVYMVSAVNGGVKVDGKFVKADVLMCLGMPMFGTADFEQKSQSELTLGSINIDP; encoded by the coding sequence ATGAAGAAGGTTTCGATCCTCCTCATCGCCTTCACACACCTTATTACCCTGAACGCGCAGTATTGTATTGACGGAAGATTCACTCAAAATGATTATTTTGATGAGAGTGATATTGTCACAATTGTCGACAAACCGTACGGATTTGCCGATAACTGGTATAATGATTATCCGCAGCCAATACTGAATTCGTTCGATATTTCTTACCCGGATATGTCCGTTGACCCGCTCGAAAAGCGCCCTGTTATTGTGTTTGCACATGGCGGTGGATTTTGGGGTGGCGAAAAGGAAGCGTTTGCTTATCACATGCTCGATTTAGCTAAAAGTGGCTATGTGGTGGTTGCTATGAACTACCGAAAGGGCTGGGCCGGTTCGCCTGAAGATTGTGCCGGTGACCCTGCGTCGCTTGCAGAAGCCGTATATCGCGCCATGCAGGATGTGCAGGCTTGTTTCAGATATCTTGTTGTAAATGCAGCTGAATACGGAATTGATACTTCCATGATATTTGCCGGTGGTGAAAGTGCAGGCGTTTATGCTATGATGAACGGCATATTTATGTCGGAAGATGAATGGGTTGCCGACCATCCAACACATTTGGATTTATTTGGAACGCTGAATACTTCAACCAATAATTATACAACTGATTTTACGGTGAAAGGTATGATTAGTATGTGGGGCGGCATTTATGACACCCTTTATATGGGTAAAGATGAAATAGTTCCGATGATTACTTTTTATGGTGTTTCTGATGATGTAATTCCACCAACTTCGGGTCCGATAAAATTTTGCGAAGGTTATGAAATGGTTTACGGTGCCGTTGCCATGCAGGAAAAATTAAATAATGAGGGTATTTGTAATGTGATGCATAAAAATTTATTTGCCGGACATGAAGCTTACCCTGCTGAATATACTTCTGATAATATTGCCTGCTTCTTAAAAAGTATTTTGTGCGATCAATGTAATACCTATGAGGTAAATGACGCAATTGCTGATTGCAGCGCAATGACGGTTACTTCTGTTTACGATTTAAATAAAGGCAACATTTCCATTTATCCGAACCCGGCTTCAAATGCAATAACCATGGACCTTTCAGCTATCGGGACAAATAATTTGGTTATAACATTTTACGATGTTACCGGAAAAATCATCAACGTTCCAACAACCCTAACCGGCAACCAGTTAAATGCTGATATCAGTAAATTACCTATTGGTGTTTATATGGTTTCTGCGGTTAATGGTGGAGTGAAGGTGGATGGGAAGTTTGTGAAGGCTGATGTGCTAATGTGCTTGGGAATGCCAATGTTTGGAACAGCCGATTTTGAGCAAAAATCTCAATCGGAGCTCACGTTGGGGTCAATCAATATTGACCCGTGA
- a CDS encoding alpha/beta hydrolase, producing the protein MKRFYAFLLIVFGMSLTVANAQDTTGLYTVNGTQLYIKIIGEGDPILIVHGGPGLNHEYFLPHLLPLAKNHKLIFYDQRSSGKSQLSVRANMNFNTFAADIEAIRVLFNIEKLDIICHSWGALPVTTYLQQYPDHVRSIVYANPTPLNNELAGESTIIVQNKISPADSAKRADLMLSEGFKKGDMAVINQLMMLSFKQLFCDTNKLALLDPKLPNDYLVASLSLYGFAADMKKYDLYAQIKDNPTPVLIIRGVCDISPETADNRLKQCFTNAQLFVFEHSGHFSFIEENKLFVKRVNKFYKGLK; encoded by the coding sequence ATGAAAAGATTTTACGCTTTCCTCCTCATTGTTTTCGGAATGTCTTTAACTGTTGCCAACGCGCAGGATACAACGGGTTTATATACTGTTAACGGCACACAACTTTACATTAAAATAATAGGGGAGGGCGACCCGATTTTGATTGTTCATGGCGGGCCCGGACTCAACCACGAATATTTTTTGCCACATTTATTACCCCTCGCAAAAAACCACAAATTAATTTTTTATGACCAGCGTTCTTCGGGCAAGTCACAATTAAGCGTTCGGGCGAACATGAATTTTAATACGTTTGCTGCCGATATTGAAGCAATTCGTGTACTTTTCAACATCGAAAAACTCGATATTATTTGTCACTCCTGGGGTGCATTGCCGGTAACTACCTACCTGCAACAATACCCTGACCATGTGCGGTCGATTGTTTATGCGAACCCTACGCCCCTGAATAATGAGCTCGCGGGAGAATCGACCATTATTGTTCAAAATAAAATTTCACCCGCCGACAGCGCAAAACGTGCTGACCTCATGCTTTCGGAGGGATTTAAGAAGGGTGATATGGCAGTAATTAATCAGCTTATGATGCTGTCGTTTAAACAATTGTTTTGCGATACCAATAAACTGGCCTTATTGGACCCGAAACTGCCTAACGATTATTTGGTTGCAAGCCTCTCGCTATACGGCTTTGCGGCTGATATGAAAAAGTATGATTTGTATGCTCAAATAAAAGATAACCCCACACCGGTGCTGATTATTCGTGGAGTTTGCGATATTAGTCCCGAAACGGCCGACAACCGACTGAAACAATGTTTCACCAACGCACAATTGTTTGTTTTTGAGCATTCGGGGCACTTTTCTTTTATTGAAGAGAACAAATTATTTGTAAAGCGTGTTAATAAGTTTTACAAGGGGCTAAAATGA
- a CDS encoding DUF1456 family protein — MSNNDILKKLRVALSLRNDDIIHILSLVDFEITKGALGDLFRNEDHPNYKVAGDQILRNFLNGLIIYKRGKKKTRLKSPNN; from the coding sequence TTGAGTAATAACGATATATTAAAAAAATTACGAGTAGCGCTTTCACTGCGCAACGATGATATCATTCACATTTTGTCATTAGTAGATTTCGAAATAACCAAAGGCGCCCTAGGCGATTTATTTCGCAACGAAGACCACCCCAACTACAAAGTTGCCGGCGATCAGATTTTGCGTAATTTTTTAAATGGGTTGATTATTTATAAGCGGGGCAAAAAGAAGACTCGCCTGAAGTCACCGAATAATTAA
- a CDS encoding HipA domain-containing protein, which translates to MRKCLYCYQELDAMHKGDYHTKCNKAFYGTEYAPVLPYQLSEMEKLAKHAVELSITVPGVQPKISLGWLNKELENGHKSRLTIMDALEGNYILKPQNSLYPQMPENEHISMKLAALFKIDIVPVNMIRLASGELCYITKRIDRNPDGTKNHMIDFLQILELEDKYKGTMETLGKTIGELSANTLLDKLRFFELTIFNYIIGNTDMHLKNFSMWLSDKQWTLSPAYDLLNVKLILPQDKEDIALMLGGKKMNFKKEYFDRFAKVLKLNEIQINAVYKRVVKWLPEAIQLIDISFLTEERQIEYKDLITQRVIEFTA; encoded by the coding sequence ATGCGTAAATGTTTATACTGTTATCAGGAGTTGGATGCGATGCATAAAGGTGATTATCACACGAAGTGTAATAAGGCATTTTATGGAACCGAATATGCTCCGGTTTTACCATATCAATTATCTGAAATGGAAAAATTGGCAAAACATGCCGTTGAGTTATCCATAACAGTTCCAGGTGTTCAGCCTAAAATATCATTAGGATGGCTTAACAAGGAATTGGAAAATGGACATAAGAGTCGCTTAACCATTATGGATGCATTGGAAGGTAATTATATTTTGAAACCTCAAAATTCACTTTACCCACAGATGCCTGAGAACGAACATATTTCTATGAAGTTAGCTGCATTATTTAAAATAGATATTGTTCCGGTTAATATGATTCGATTAGCCTCCGGTGAATTGTGCTATATCACCAAACGAATTGACCGGAACCCTGACGGTACAAAAAATCATATGATTGACTTCCTGCAAATTCTTGAGTTGGAAGACAAATACAAGGGCACCATGGAAACTCTTGGAAAAACCATAGGTGAATTGTCCGCCAATACCTTGTTAGATAAATTGAGATTTTTTGAATTGACTATCTTTAACTACATCATTGGCAATACCGATATGCATCTTAAAAACTTTTCGATGTGGCTTTCTGATAAGCAATGGACTTTATCACCTGCATATGATTTATTGAATGTGAAATTAATACTGCCGCAAGATAAAGAAGATATTGCCTTGATGCTTGGTGGAAAAAAAATGAATTTTAAAAAAGAATATTTCGATCGTTTCGCAAAGGTTTTAAAACTAAATGAAATACAAATAAATGCTGTGTATAAAAGGGTGGTGAAATGGTTGCCGGAAGCTATCCAGCTTATCGACATATCATTTTTAACAGAAGAACGTCAAATTGAATACAAAGATTTGATAACTCAACGTGTTATAGAATTTACTGCCTAA
- a CDS encoding HipA N-terminal domain-containing protein: MRQGLVKYNNEPAGVLTENDNGEYLFVYNENYIIKYPNQFISFQMPVSTQPYSSKRLFPFFDGLIPEGWLLNIAVEGWKINKNDRMGLLLACCQNTIGAVSIHPINEPANA, translated from the coding sequence ATGCGCCAAGGATTAGTTAAATACAATAATGAACCAGCCGGTGTTTTAACCGAGAATGATAATGGAGAATACCTATTTGTGTATAATGAAAATTATATTATAAAATACCCGAATCAATTCATCTCTTTTCAAATGCCGGTTTCTACACAGCCCTATAGCAGTAAAAGATTATTCCCATTTTTTGATGGACTTATTCCTGAGGGCTGGCTGCTAAATATTGCAGTAGAAGGCTGGAAAATTAATAAAAACGATCGCATGGGGCTTCTGCTTGCTTGCTGTCAAAATACAATAGGAGCAGTAAGTATTCACCCTATTAATGAGCCGGCAAATGCGTAA
- a CDS encoding helix-turn-helix transcriptional regulator: MTRISEFVRTKRKQLGITQEEFAAKAGVALTVIRKIEQGKENLSLAKVNRVLSLFGHVLVPTNEKDAPRIS, translated from the coding sequence ATGACTCGAATATCTGAATTTGTAAGAACCAAACGAAAGCAATTGGGAATAACTCAGGAAGAATTTGCTGCGAAAGCCGGAGTTGCACTTACGGTAATTAGAAAAATTGAACAAGGCAAAGAAAACCTGAGTTTAGCAAAAGTTAATCGTGTTTTGAGCTTGTTTGGTCATGTATTAGTTCCAACAAATGAGAAAGATGCGCCAAGGATTAGTTAA